The Silvibacterium dinghuense DNA window CCGTCACTCATGGTCTTGAAATAAGCCAGCAACTCATCCTTATCGAGAAAGCCGTCGCCGTTGGTGTCCATCTTCTCGAACTGCTGTTGCATCCGGTCAGGACACTCGGCCTTGCTCAGCTTGCCGTCCCTGTTGGTATCGAACTCGCCGAGGATGTGCTCCACACGCTGCTCAGGAGACTGCTGCCGGACGCGCATTTCCTCAGCCTCGATCACGCCGTCGCCATTCTTATCGAGCACCAGCAGAGAGGTGCTCGACACCGCGATCTCCTGCGCCGAAATCACGCCATCGTGATCGGTATCGAGCGCCGCCAGCAGCGGATCCATCTGCATCCGGCCACCGCCACCATGCTCGCCGCCATTCGCACCCGCGGGCATTCCCTGACGCTCAGCCATGGTGCGAATCTCCTCCGGCGTCAGCTTGCCGTCGTGATTCGTGTCGCCACGCTCGAAGAGACTCTGCATCCGCGCGGGAAGCTCATCCGGCGTGAGCACGCCATCGCCATTTTTATCGAAAGCCATCAGCCGCTGTACCAGCTCATCCGGACTTGCGCCTGCATTTTCCGGACGCGGCGAGAGCTCATCCGAAGTCAGCTGCCCATCGCGATTGCGGTCGAGCGTCAGCAGGCTCTGCGGAGCGGCCTTGATCTCCGCTGCCGACAGTTGCCCGTCATGATCCGTATCCAGCGCCTGCAACACCAGGCGCGGCTGATTCCCAGGCCCCTGCGCCCAGTTGCTTCCCGCATACCCCAATACAAGCGACCCCGCTAGAATCGCAGTGATTCTTCTCTTTCTCGGCATGATTTCCTGACGGCTTTCAGATATACGACTATTTCAGTCCCATTTATACAGGAAGTCATCTGCACAATCCAGCAGATGACAACCGGCAATCGCAACATGCTTCTTGCAGTGGGACTGCTTGATAGACGCCATTCTCCTGACGCAGACGACAGTGGCTCAAAAAAAGAACGGCCCGCGGCAGAGACCGCGGACCGTCGTGAGTCGGTGCGCGCCCATCGCGCGCACCGCAAAGATCAATGAGTCAAGCTGGCCACCAGTACCGAGTTCGCCGGCAGATGCACTGCCAGCCCTTCAGCCTCAGCAGTAGCCGTGCCCTCGCCAAACAGAATCTCCGCTGAGCTCCGTCCTTCTGCATCCGTCATCTCTGTCTTCACGTGCAGCGTCACATCTTCTGCGCCGCGATGAACGGCCACCAGCACACGCTCCTCACCCGAGGTACGCAGATAGATCAGCGCATCGTCGGAAACGTAGAGCACCTGCTCCTCCCCCTGATTCAGCGCCGCAGACTTTGCACGCAGCGCCAGCAGCTGATTGGTCCAGGCATACATGGACTGCTGCTCCGCATTCCGGTTGCTCTCGTTGAAGGCATCCTGCTTCATTCCCGGAAAGCCTCCTGGAAAATCGTGCCGGTTATCGGGATCGTCCCCGCCGCTCATCGCGATCTCATCGCCGGAGTAGATCTGCGGCATGCCGCGTGTGGTCAGCAACACTGCCATCCCTAACCGTTCGGCCGCATGGTCGCCGTGAGCTTCCGTTAGAAAACGTGCGGTGTCGTGATTGCCGAGGAACGGCACCAGACGCTCTGGATGCGGGTAAAGCGCATCCTTGCGCAGCACATCCGCAATCGCTGTCATCGGAGCTCCCTGCGCAAACACCTTCACCAGCGCAAAGTGCATCGGAAAATCGAACGGCGTGTAAAGCCCCGTATCCACTCCTGCCCGCGTCACGCCACCGGCAAAGGCCGACGTGATCGTGGGATCGCCATTGAAGACCTCACCTACCGTCGTCAGGTTCGGATAGAGCGCATGCAGCTGAGCGTGAAAGGCCTGCCAGAATGGCCTGCCAACGTAAGGGAATGTATCCAGACGCAGTCCATCGAGTCCCGCTTCCTCCGTCCACCAGATCGCATTCTGGATAAGGTACTTCTCGACAGCAGGATTCTCCTGGTTCAGATCCGGCAGCGTGTTGGCGAACCATCCTTCCGTCACATCGCGGCGATCACGCCACGGCGCATGCGGATCGACCAGCGGAGCAAAGTCGCCCTGCGCCACACGATGCTCGGCCTTGGTACCGTGAAACCAGTCCGGCTCCGGAGGATCGCTCACCCAATCGATCGCCGGGCCAACATGATTTGGCACCGTGTCGAGTACAAATTTCATGCCGCGCTTGTGCAGTGCATCTGCGAGCGCGCGATAGTCTTCCAGCGTGCCATAGTGCTCGTCGACGGCATACATATCCGTCGCGCCATAGCCGTGATAGCTATCCGGCTCATGATTCTGGTAGACCGGCGTAACCCACACTGTCGTGATGCCCAGGGCCTGCAGGTAGTCGAGATGATCGATGACTCCGCGCAGATCGCCGCCATGCCATCCGCGCGGCTTCTCACGCTCGGCTTGTGCCTCGGCGCTCGTTGCGCTTGACTGCGCACCCGGCCCGTCATTCTCCTCGTTCCCATCCGCGAAGCGGTCGGTCATGATCAGGTACATCACATCGCGCGAGGAGAAGCCTGCAAACCCCTCGCTTACCGCGCGACGTGGCTCGAAGACAAACGGCAATGTTGCGCGTCCCTTCGCAGTCTCCGCCGTGATTGTCATCTGCTTCGGCTTATCGGGATCAGCCGCAAGCCACAGCTCGGCCCAGTGCCCGTTCTCTGAGATGGTTGTCTTCGCAATTTTCAGATTCTTCACCGAGAACGTGAACCGTGCGCCCTCGAGGTTCTCGCCCTTCACCAACAACATCGGGGCCGGCATATCCGTCCACCAGTTCGGTGGATCGATTTTGCTCATCACCGGCGCGCCGCTCTGCGCGAACGCCATGGCGCAGCTCAACAGCGCCGAAAGAACAGCCATGTTTCCGTATTTCACCAGTTTCCCCGCATCCTTCCAGTTATCTTTCCTGGATTTTCAGCAATCCGGCATGCGTATGCCTTCGCATAGAGACAGCATGACGCCGCTGCGGAGTTGATTCCGCAGCGGCGCCGGCTGGTCGTCAGGTTAGAACTGCAGACGGAAGGCCAGCTGCAGCTGACGCTCAGAGTGCGTCCGCGTGCCGTTGATCTGTCCGAATGAGCCGGTATCCGATCCCGACGTCGCACCTTCGCAGACAGCAGCAGCCGTGCCGGTGCAGCTGTCGAGGCTTCCGTTCGGGTTGGTGAAGGCCGGCGTATTGGTCACGTTGTAGGCCTCTGCGCGGAACTCGCCCATCACGCGCGGAGCGATCGGGAAGTTCTTGAAGAGCGACACATCGAGATCCCGATACGCCGGACCGAACATCTGGTTGCGGCCCAGCGTGCCCGGGGCGACGAAGGTGCTCGCCTGACCGTTCGCGTCCAGCACCGCGGGGTGCTCGAACGAGGTTGTGTCGAACCACTGATGCAGGCTCTTCGTGTAGCGAATCGGCTTCACCAGGTTCGCGCGGTTGCTCACGCTTGCGCTCGGCAGTGAAGTCGAACCATCGGCCGCCTCGTAGAAGTATTCGCTCGTAGAAATATCGAACGGCGAACCCGTCTGCATCGTGGCAATAGCGTTCAGCTGCCATCCACCGACAACCTTGTCGAGGATGGGGTTCATGTTTGCACCGAATGCCCGTCCGCGGCCAAAGGGCAGCTCCGCCAACGCGCTGAAGGTGAAGACCTGGCGCTGATCCTGGTCCGAGTTGCCGTAGTTCGCCTTGAAATCCGGGCCAGTCGGCAGGATGAAGATACGCGTGCCTGCGCTGGCCGTACCGGTGCTAAAAGCGCCGTTCGAGTCATCCAACGTATGCGACCAGGTGTAAGCAGCCGTGTACTGAATGCCATGCGACATCGCACTGTTGAGGAAGACCTGCAGGCCGCTGTAGTTCGAACGGCCGTTGGCCAGCCCGCGGGTAATCGAGCTGAACTGCGGATAGAGGTATGTGCCCGAAGGCTCGTCGAGAACCTGGCTGTTCAGGTTGAACCACGAACGCAGATGCTGCGCATTCGTACCCACGTATGCGATGGTCAGCGAAGAGTGCGGCGTGAGCTGCTGCTGCAGCTGCAGGTTCCACTCCTGGATCATCGAGGTCGGCAGGTGTGTATCCACCGAGAGCAGCGAAGCGTTCACCGGATCGTTGCGATCCACTGCCTCACCGAAGACCGGCAGCGGCAGCGTCGTATCGACTGCCTGGTTGTTGTTGTTGTTGGCAGGCGCCTGTCCGGCGAAGTTGTTGCGATAGCCTCCCTGCGAAGTCAGATCCGAATAGCTCGCCGCGCCCATATAGTCCGGGTTGTCGAAGAGCTGGTTCGAGAAGCCGCCGCGATCGAGGAAGTAGAAGATGCCGTAACCGCCACGCAACGCCGTCTTGCCGTTGCCGAAGACGTCGTAGGCAAAGCCAATACGTGGAGCGAAGTTGCTCTTGTCGGTGTGCACGATGCTGCGCGAGAGACCATCGGTACCGGCCTGCTGCAGCGTCAGTGTCTCAAGATTGAAGTTGGAGTAGTAATTGTTGCTTTCGTAGGGGAAGGTGTAGAGGTCATAACGTCCGCCCAGGTTCAGCGTGAGGCGGCGTGTAGCCTTCCAGTCGTCCTGCACGAAGTAGCCGGTCTCCCAGTTCTTCGTCGTGAAGTAGTTGTCGGCCACACCGATGCTGTAGTCATCGACAAATCCGGCAAGCATATCGGTCATCGAGAAGCCGGTGAAGTGCGCATCGCTGTAATCGAAGTAGCCTTTTGAGTCCGTACCGCAGCAGGCCTGCACCGCACGCTTCTCAATGCTCGCGCCGAACTTGATGGTGTGCGCTCCATGGGTCCACGAGACTTCGTCCACGAACTGGTTGCTCCACTGCGGAATCGTATAGAGGCCGCCATCACCGGTGTAGGTGAGGTAGCCGCCGTTGATCGCCGCACCGCCGCCCAGGTTCGCATTGCGATTGGCATTGGTGATGCCGAGCTTCGCCGAAACGTCTTCGTTGAAGTCCGGGGGAACATAGCCGTAGACGTCGTGAATGTAACCGTAGCGGAACTCATTCACGAGGTTAGGGGTGAAGACGTGCGTCCAGCCAAAGGCCTCGCCGCGCGGATGCACCGGGTTCGTACCCGATCCGTAACCAGCAGGCAGATTCGGCAGCGCGCTAGACTTGATCTGCGTGTCCTGGCCATAGCTGTAACGGCCGAAGAAGCTGTCCCTCGAGGTCGCCTTATAGTCCAGGCGTGCATCGAAGTCGTCGAACTGCTGCACTTCGGTCGGGAAGGCGACGTAGTTGTTCTGCAGCGTGTTGTTGCCCTGCGCCGCGCCGTTGTTCGGCAGCGGGAAGGCGTTCAGGTAGTTGTAGCCGGCCTGCGTCATGCGCGAAGTCGGAATCGCATTGTTTGCGAAGGCTGCGCAGGTAAGAGGATCGTAGATCGTGCCCTTGGCCCCGGCAGTGGTACTGCAATTAGTGACGGGATTGTAGGGAACCGTGGTCGTAATGGTGCTGCCGCTCGAGAGCAGTTCCGAGAAGTCGCCAGTACGCATCAGAGCCGTCGGCACGGTCTCGAAGGTCTCGCCTTCAGGAGCCTTGGAGCGGGACCCCTGGTAGTCCACAAACCCGAAGAGCTTATCCTTCAGGATGGGGAATCCGAAGGTTCCGCCGTACTGCGCGCGGTGGAACGACGGAGCCGCAGTTGTCGGGCTGAAGTAGTTGGGGCTGGCGTCGAAGATCTTGTCGCGATCAAAGAAGAAGGCCGAGCCGTGATACTCATTGGTGCCCGACTTGATCGAGCTCTGCACGATCGCGCCGCCGGCGCGGCCGAACTCGGCCGGAGCCATGGAGGTGTTAACGCGGAACTCTTCCGTCGCCTCGACCGGCGGGAAGAAAATGATGGTGTTCACCAGAGCATCATTGTTGTCCAGGCCGTCGAGCTCGAAGTTGTTGGCCTGGGCACGTGTGCCGTTTACCGAAAGAGCAGCCGAACCGGTATCGCTGTTACGCCAGGTCTCGGAATTACCGTTGGCGCCTGCCGCATCGGAGCCATACGCGCCGCGCGTCACACCCGGCACCAGAACCGCCAGCTGGGTAAAGTTGCGGCCGTTCAGAGGCAGCTCGGTGATCTGCCGTCCCTGCACGACTTCGCCCGTCGAGGAAGTGGTCGTGTCGATCAATGAAGCCGCGTCGGTCACCGTCACCGTCGTGGTCACCTCACCGGGGTTGAGCTTGAAGTTGAGCGCCTCCACCTGCGAGACCTGGATCTCGAAGCTCTGCTCCTGGGATTGGAAGCCCTGGGCCTGCACGTCAGCCTTGTAGTGGCCGCGAACAATCGCGTTGAAGGTGAAATTGCCTGCCGCGTCCGAAACGACCTTGGTCGAGATGCCAGTGTCCGTGTCGGTCAGCGTCACTGCGGCACCGGGAATCGCCGCGCCTGTGTTGTCCAAAACCGAGCCCTGGATGCGCCCGGTATCCGTCTGCGCCTCGAGCCGGCTGCATAACGGCATTGCCAGCACCAGCCCGAGAATGAAGGCGATGGTCCGGCGATGACCGGCCCGCCCTGTCTTGAATGGATGGAACATAGTGTTTCGATTGCCTCCAAATGCTGGCGGAAGACCTTATATCCGCCAAACGTCGCCCACTACACTCCCCCCGCATAAGTCCCCGCAATGCACCATAAGTCTTTTGTTTGTCCCTCCGGCATCACGCACAAAGGTCTTTATTTTGTGTGAGATAAATTGCAACATCAACTACCTTATCCAGCCTTTGGATAGAAATTTCCCTCCCCTGAGGCAATTTATTCCCGCTTCTGAAGCTCCCACTCCAGGCTGGAATTCCGGACGGGTGGGTTAAAATCTGTGTTGCTCTTATGCTTGTAGTCCGGACATCCCGCGTCAGCTTCGGTCTTTTTGAGGCCGATTTGAAGACAGGTGAGATATGGAAGGCCGGACGCCGGATCAAACTCCAGAGCCAGCCCTTCAAAGTTCTTGCCATGCTGCTGGAGCATCCCGGCGAGGTCATCTCCAAGGAAGAGCTGCAGGAACGCATCTGGGGACAGGACACAAACGTCGAGTTCGAGCACTCGCTCGCTACCGCTGTCAACCGCATCCGTGACGCTCTCGGCGACTCCGCCTCCAACCCTCGCTTTATCGAGACGCTTGCCCGCCGCGGATACAGATTCATTGCCCCGGTGACCTGGCTTGAAGCTGCTCCGGCCAACTCGCAGTCATCCGAATCTCCCGGCACCTCGGAAATGCTCTCCGAGCCTGCGATTCTGATTGCGCCTGCCGAGCATCCAGCGCCTGCACCGTCGCCTGCTCCGGCAGAGTCGCACGGAACGCCATCACGGCGCCTGTCCGCCATTCCTGCGCGCAACCTATATATAGGAATTGGCCTGGCAGCCGCTCTCGGCATCTTTCTCGGCTTTGCCTGGGGAACGCGGAATACGCCCTCGCCTCTGCCCCGCATCATCCAGCTCACGGACTCCGGCACGATTGTTCCCACCGGCTCGACCATCGAGATTCCGCCCGCCTCTGTCACGGACGGCGTACAGATTTACACCTCGGTCGTCAGCAGCGGCCAGGGTGTTCTCGCCCGTATTCCCGTCGGAGGCGGTGACGCTCAGCCGCTCCGCGTCCCGCAACAGGTTCTTACCGCCTCACTCGGCGATATCTCCCCCGACCACACCGAACTTCTCGTCAAAGGGCATCTCTCCACAGAGGCGGAAGAGCCGCTCTGGATCGTTCCTGTCGGCGGTGGCTCGGCCTTCCGGGTCTCGAATGTGCTGGCGCACGATGCCACCTGGATGCCCGACGGCAAGAGCATCCTCTATGCCACCGGCAGCCAGCTGATGACCGTCCGCCTGCAGGATGGTGCCGTTTCACCATTCACAACGCTTTCCTCCGGACGCGCCTTCTGGATGCGCTGGTCGCCAGATGGCAGCCTCCTGCGCTTTACCGTCGTCGATCCTGTCAGCCACGCGACCTCGCTCTGGCAGCTCGCAACGGGCAGCCATCAACCACGTAAACTGCTTGATTCCTGGAAGATAGCGGCGAATCCCTGCTGCGGCACATGGACCGCGGACGGCAAATATTTCGTATTCCAGGCCATCTCCGACGCCGGCTCCGATCTCTGGCGTCTCGACGGCGCTTCCCTCGAACGCCCCTACCGGATCACCGCAGGACCGCTCGGCTTTGGTGGCCCCGTTGCCGATCGCTCGGGCGGACGCATCTACTTTCTCGGCACCGACTCACGCTCCCAGCTTTTTGCCTTTGACACGCATCGCAATGCCCTGTTTCCGGAACCGGACTTCCTTTCCGGCGCCATACGCCTGGCTTTCTCGCGTGACCACCAATGGGTGGCCTGGACAGACTCCCATGACCGGCTCTGGCGTGCCCGTGCCGACGGCTCCGAGCGCATCCAGCTCACCCCAAATTCCCTTCATGTCTTCCTGGCTACCTGGTCCCCGGATGGTCAGCATCTGGCCGCGATGGCTGCCGAACCTCGCCAGCCCTGGAATATCTACATTCTCAGCTCGGATGGAGGCAGCCTTGTTCCGCTACTCCACGAGAACCGCAATGCGGCCGATCCCTCATGGTCTGCCGACGGCAAATCCCTGGTCTTTGGCCGCGTCGACGATCTGATGGGCCGCGAAAATGCCCCCCGCAGCCTGGAAATCGTCGATCTTGCTACGAATAAGACCATGACCATCCCGCATTCCGATGGTCTATTCAGCCCGCGCTGGTCTCCCGATGGCCGCTACATCTCTGCCATCACCCTCGATCAGCAGAAGCTGATGCTCTACGACACCCTCACCCGCACCTGGACCACGCTCGCAAATTCCTCGGTCGCCGATCCAGCCTGGTCCACGGACAGCCATGCCGTCTACATCCACGCCTTCATGGCCGAGGGGCAGCCGGTCTACCGCGTCAGCGTTCCGGATGGGCACATGGAGCGGGTGACGAACCTCGTTGGCCTGCAGGCAGCGCATCCCGCCGACTACTATTTCTGCGGCCTCACCCCGGATAATTCGCCGCTTGTCCGTGTCCGCTTCTCGGCCGGCGATCTCTATTCGCTCGACCTCGAAGCGCACTGACCCCTGGCCCCGCACGCGCCCAGATCATCGCTCAAATTACTGATTTTTCGACAGATATCACGTGATAATCTTTTGACCGAGTCAGGAGCGCCAGTGCATTGCGGCCATCTCCTCCGCAGCGTTCTTCTTCTCGGCATGCTGCGCCCTCGAACCCTGCTGTCCTGCCTGCTTCTCTCCGCGTCGCTGGCCTGCGCCCAATCCCAGATCCAGTCGCACGCTCTTTCCAACGGGATCGAATTCTCTGCCAACGGCACGACGCTGCGCATCGTCGCTCTCCGCGACGACATCCTTCGCGTGCGCGAGTCCCACGATGCTCCGCTCCCCGAAGATGCATCCTGGGCCGTGCTCACCCCATCCCGCACCGCACAGGTCGCCGTCACGCCGCAGCCCGATGGCTTCGAAACGCAGAGCCTGCGCGTATCGGTCACTCCCGATCTCCGCATCACGGTGAGCGATCTCGAGGGGCACATCCTCCAGCAGGACTCCGAACCTGTCCGCTGGGATGGCACCCGTTTTCGCATCTCCAAAGAGAAGGCGCTGGATGACCACTTCTTCGGCCTCGGCGATAAGCCCGGCCCGCTCGACCGCGCCGGGCAAAGCTATGTCATGTGGAACACCGACAGCTTCGGCTGGCAGGAATCGACCGACCCCATCTACAAGAGCATTCCCTTCTTCCTCGAATTTCACGAGGGCCGTGCTCTCGGCGTGCTCTTCGACAACACCTGGCGCACGTATTTCGATTTCGGCCATGAGATGCCGGACACCTACTCCTTCGGCGCACCCAACGGTCCCATCGACTATTACCTGATGTATGGCCCCGCGCCGAAGCAGGTGGTCGAGGACTACGCCTGGCTCACCGGCCCCACGCCGCTGCCGCCGCTCTGGGCGCTCGGCTTCCAGCAGTCGCGTTACAGCTATGAGACCGAGACGCGCCTGATGCAGGTCGCGGACAGGCTTCGCGCCGACCATATCCCCGCCGATGCGCTCTATCTCGACATCGATTACCAGGTGAAGAATCGTCCCTTCACCGTCAACACCGAGGCCTTCCCCAACTTTCCGGCCATGGTGAAGAAGCTCAGCGACGATCACTTCCACCTCGTCGTCATCACCGACCTGCACATTGCCGATCTCCCCAACCAGGGCTATGCCCCCTATGACAGCGGCGTGGCCGGCGATGAGTTTGTAAAAAATCCGGATGGCTCGAACTATGTCGGTCCGGTCTGGCCCGGTCCATCCGTCTTTCCCGACTTCACTCGCCAGAAGAGCCGCCAGTGGTGGGGCACGCTCTATAAGCAGTTCGTCGCTGACGGCGTAGCCGGCTTCTGGAACGACATGAATGAGCCTGCGGTGTTCCGCTATCCGACGAAGACCATGCCCGATGACGTGCAGCATCGCATCGACGAGCCCGGCTTCACGCCGCGCACCGCGAATCACCTCGAGATTCACAACGTCTACGGCATGGAGAACTCCCGCGCTACCTACGATGGCCTGCTTGCGCTGCGTCCCGATGAGCGCCCCTTCGTGCTGACCCGCGCCAGCTATGCCGGCGGCCAGCGCTATGCCGCCACCTGGACCGGAGACAACTCCTCCACCTGGAATCATCTGCGCCAGACCGTCCCGCAGATCCTCAACCTCGGCCTGAGCGGCTTTGCCTTCTCGGGCGCCGATGTAGGCGGCTTCGCCGGCTCGCCGTCGCCGGAGTTGCTCACCAAGTGGCTCGAGCTTGCCGCCTTCCAGCCCATCGATCGCGATCATGCCGCCAAAGGCACACGCGACCACGAGCCTTGGGTCGACTGCCCGGAGCAGGAAGCGATCCGCAAGCGCTACATCGAGACCCGCTACCGGCTGATGCCCTATCTCTACTCCGTGGCGGAAGAGACCTCGCGCACCGGCCTGCCCATCGACCGGCCGCTCTTCCTCGAATTCCCCAACGCCACCAGCGATGGCCATCCCTTCGACCTTGATGCCGGAAGCGAGTTCCTGCTTGGCTCGGAGCTGCTGATCGTGCCCAACCCGTCGCCGGAAGAGGTTGCGCCCTACGAAGTCCACCTGCCACCCGGCACCTGGTATGACTTCTGGACCGGCGAGCGCATCGACCGCCGCGGCCAGGCTTCGGGCCTTGATCTTGAAAAGCGCGATGACCTACTTGCACAGAAGCCGCTGATGCTCACACCCAGGCTCGACACCCTGAATGCCTATGTACGCGGCGGCAGCATCCTGCCCATGGCGCCGGTCACTCAGAGCACCGATGTCACGCCTCAGGGACCGCTCACGTTGCGCGTCTATCCCGACTTCGCCACCGGGCAATCCTGCCAGGGAGAGGTCTACACCGACGATGGGCATAGCTTCGCGTACCGGCAGGGCGCGTATCTGCGCGAACGTTTCACCTGTTCAGTGAATGCCGACGGCTCACTGACGCTGCGCGAGACCGCACACGAAGGCAGCTACCAGCCCTGGTGGAAATCCTTTCACGTTGAGGTC harbors:
- a CDS encoding TonB-dependent receptor, whose product is MFHPFKTGRAGHRRTIAFILGLVLAMPLCSRLEAQTDTGRIQGSVLDNTGAAIPGAAVTLTDTDTGISTKVVSDAAGNFTFNAIVRGHYKADVQAQGFQSQEQSFEIQVSQVEALNFKLNPGEVTTTVTVTDAASLIDTTTSSTGEVVQGRQITELPLNGRNFTQLAVLVPGVTRGAYGSDAAGANGNSETWRNSDTGSAALSVNGTRAQANNFELDGLDNNDALVNTIIFFPPVEATEEFRVNTSMAPAEFGRAGGAIVQSSIKSGTNEYHGSAFFFDRDKIFDASPNYFSPTTAAPSFHRAQYGGTFGFPILKDKLFGFVDYQGSRSKAPEGETFETVPTALMRTGDFSELLSSGSTITTTVPYNPVTNCSTTAGAKGTIYDPLTCAAFANNAIPTSRMTQAGYNYLNAFPLPNNGAAQGNNTLQNNYVAFPTEVQQFDDFDARLDYKATSRDSFFGRYSYGQDTQIKSSALPNLPAGYGSGTNPVHPRGEAFGWTHVFTPNLVNEFRYGYIHDVYGYVPPDFNEDVSAKLGITNANRNANLGGGAAINGGYLTYTGDGGLYTIPQWSNQFVDEVSWTHGAHTIKFGASIEKRAVQACCGTDSKGYFDYSDAHFTGFSMTDMLAGFVDDYSIGVADNYFTTKNWETGYFVQDDWKATRRLTLNLGGRYDLYTFPYESNNYYSNFNLETLTLQQAGTDGLSRSIVHTDKSNFAPRIGFAYDVFGNGKTALRGGYGIFYFLDRGGFSNQLFDNPDYMGAASYSDLTSQGGYRNNFAGQAPANNNNNQAVDTTLPLPVFGEAVDRNDPVNASLLSVDTHLPTSMIQEWNLQLQQQLTPHSSLTIAYVGTNAQHLRSWFNLNSQVLDEPSGTYLYPQFSSITRGLANGRSNYSGLQVFLNSAMSHGIQYTAAYTWSHTLDDSNGAFSTGTASAGTRIFILPTGPDFKANYGNSDQDQRQVFTFSALAELPFGRGRAFGANMNPILDKVVGGWQLNAIATMQTGSPFDISTSEYFYEAADGSTSLPSASVSNRANLVKPIRYTKSLHQWFDTTSFEHPAVLDANGQASTFVAPGTLGRNQMFGPAYRDLDVSLFKNFPIAPRVMGEFRAEAYNVTNTPAFTNPNGSLDSCTGTAAAVCEGATSGSDTGSFGQINGTRTHSERQLQLAFRLQF
- a CDS encoding winged helix-turn-helix domain-containing protein; the encoded protein is MKTGEIWKAGRRIKLQSQPFKVLAMLLEHPGEVISKEELQERIWGQDTNVEFEHSLATAVNRIRDALGDSASNPRFIETLARRGYRFIAPVTWLEAAPANSQSSESPGTSEMLSEPAILIAPAEHPAPAPSPAPAESHGTPSRRLSAIPARNLYIGIGLAAALGIFLGFAWGTRNTPSPLPRIIQLTDSGTIVPTGSTIEIPPASVTDGVQIYTSVVSSGQGVLARIPVGGGDAQPLRVPQQVLTASLGDISPDHTELLVKGHLSTEAEEPLWIVPVGGGSAFRVSNVLAHDATWMPDGKSILYATGSQLMTVRLQDGAVSPFTTLSSGRAFWMRWSPDGSLLRFTVVDPVSHATSLWQLATGSHQPRKLLDSWKIAANPCCGTWTADGKYFVFQAISDAGSDLWRLDGASLERPYRITAGPLGFGGPVADRSGGRIYFLGTDSRSQLFAFDTHRNALFPEPDFLSGAIRLAFSRDHQWVAWTDSHDRLWRARADGSERIQLTPNSLHVFLATWSPDGQHLAAMAAEPRQPWNIYILSSDGGSLVPLLHENRNAADPSWSADGKSLVFGRVDDLMGRENAPRSLEIVDLATNKTMTIPHSDGLFSPRWSPDGRYISAITLDQQKLMLYDTLTRTWTTLANSSVADPAWSTDSHAVYIHAFMAEGQPVYRVSVPDGHMERVTNLVGLQAAHPADYYFCGLTPDNSPLVRVRFSAGDLYSLDLEAH
- a CDS encoding TIM-barrel domain-containing protein translates to MTESGAPVHCGHLLRSVLLLGMLRPRTLLSCLLLSASLACAQSQIQSHALSNGIEFSANGTTLRIVALRDDILRVRESHDAPLPEDASWAVLTPSRTAQVAVTPQPDGFETQSLRVSVTPDLRITVSDLEGHILQQDSEPVRWDGTRFRISKEKALDDHFFGLGDKPGPLDRAGQSYVMWNTDSFGWQESTDPIYKSIPFFLEFHEGRALGVLFDNTWRTYFDFGHEMPDTYSFGAPNGPIDYYLMYGPAPKQVVEDYAWLTGPTPLPPLWALGFQQSRYSYETETRLMQVADRLRADHIPADALYLDIDYQVKNRPFTVNTEAFPNFPAMVKKLSDDHFHLVVITDLHIADLPNQGYAPYDSGVAGDEFVKNPDGSNYVGPVWPGPSVFPDFTRQKSRQWWGTLYKQFVADGVAGFWNDMNEPAVFRYPTKTMPDDVQHRIDEPGFTPRTANHLEIHNVYGMENSRATYDGLLALRPDERPFVLTRASYAGGQRYAATWTGDNSSTWNHLRQTVPQILNLGLSGFAFSGADVGGFAGSPSPELLTKWLELAAFQPIDRDHAAKGTRDHEPWVDCPEQEAIRKRYIETRYRLMPYLYSVAEETSRTGLPIDRPLFLEFPNATSDGHPFDLDAGSEFLLGSELLIVPNPSPEEVAPYEVHLPPGTWYDFWTGERIDRRGQASGLDLEKRDDLLAQKPLMLTPRLDTLNAYVRGGSILPMAPVTQSTDVTPQGPLTLRVYPDFATGQSCQGEVYTDDGHSFAYRQGAYLRERFTCSVNADGSLTLRETAHEGSYQPWWKSFHVEVYGWQPHQKTVELASGHAALQQHDGVVSTEIPDTGTNLTVTLR
- a CDS encoding alpha-amylase family glycosyl hydrolase codes for the protein MAVLSALLSCAMAFAQSGAPVMSKIDPPNWWTDMPAPMLLVKGENLEGARFTFSVKNLKIAKTTISENGHWAELWLAADPDKPKQMTITAETAKGRATLPFVFEPRRAVSEGFAGFSSRDVMYLIMTDRFADGNEENDGPGAQSSATSAEAQAEREKPRGWHGGDLRGVIDHLDYLQALGITTVWVTPVYQNHEPDSYHGYGATDMYAVDEHYGTLEDYRALADALHKRGMKFVLDTVPNHVGPAIDWVSDPPEPDWFHGTKAEHRVAQGDFAPLVDPHAPWRDRRDVTEGWFANTLPDLNQENPAVEKYLIQNAIWWTEEAGLDGLRLDTFPYVGRPFWQAFHAQLHALYPNLTTVGEVFNGDPTITSAFAGGVTRAGVDTGLYTPFDFPMHFALVKVFAQGAPMTAIADVLRKDALYPHPERLVPFLGNHDTARFLTEAHGDHAAERLGMAVLLTTRGMPQIYSGDEIAMSGGDDPDNRHDFPGGFPGMKQDAFNESNRNAEQQSMYAWTNQLLALRAKSAALNQGEEQVLYVSDDALIYLRTSGEERVLVAVHRGAEDVTLHVKTEMTDAEGRSSAEILFGEGTATAEAEGLAVHLPANSVLVASLTH
- a CDS encoding EF-hand domain-containing protein, coding for MPRKRRITAILAGSLVLGYAGSNWAQGPGNQPRLVLQALDTDHDGQLSAAEIKAAPQSLLTLDRNRDGQLTSDELSPRPENAGASPDELVQRLMAFDKNGDGVLTPDELPARMQSLFERGDTNHDGKLTPEEIRTMAERQGMPAGANGGEHGGGGRMQMDPLLAALDTDHDGVISAQEIAVSSTSLLVLDKNGDGVIEAEEMRVRQQSPEQRVEHILGEFDTNRDGKLSKAECPDRMQQQFEKMDTNGDGFLDKDELLAYFKTMSDGPRGGRAGGDHGPGEQKEQNQ